The Tripterygium wilfordii isolate XIE 37 chromosome 5, ASM1340144v1, whole genome shotgun sequence genome window below encodes:
- the LOC119998322 gene encoding receptor-like protein 44 isoform X2 gives MALHNWTKSIFANPCSGFTSYLPGATCNNGRIYKLSLTNLSLQGSISPYISNCTNLQTLDLSSNALSGPIPADLQYLVNLAVLNLSSNHLNGEIPPQLTLCAYLNVIDLHDNLLTGQIPQQLGLLVRLSAFDVSNNLLWGPIPVSLGNRSGSLPRFNASSFEGNKDLYGYPLQPMKSKGLSVMVIVGIGLGSGFASLVLSFTGVCIWLKITERNMALEEGNKISQSMPDY, from the coding sequence ATGGCTCTCCACAACTGGACCAAGTCCATCTTCGCCAACCCTTGCAGCGGCTTCACTTCCTACCTTCCCGGTGCCACCTGCAACAATGGCCGCATCTACAAGCTCTCCCTCACTAACCTCTCTCTTCAGGGCTCAATCTCTCCTTACATCTCCAACTGTACCAATCTCCAAACCCTCGACTTATCCTCCAACGCTCTTTCCGGACCCATCCCCGCCGATTTGCAGTATCTTGTTAACCTCGCCGTTCTCAACCTCTCATCCAATCACCTCAACGGAGAGATCCCTCCGCAGCTCACTCTCTGCGCTTACCTGAACGTAATCGATCTCCACGATAATCTGTTGACCGGGCAGATTCCGCAGCAGCTGGGTTTGCTTGTTCGACTCTCTGCTTTCGATGTGTCTAACAATCTGCTATGGGGGCCTATTCCGGTGAGCTTGGGGAACAGGAGCGGTAGTTTGCCGAGATTCAATGCGAGTTCGTTTGAGGGGAATAAGGATCTCTATGGGTACCCTTTGCAGCCGATGAAGAGTAAAGGCTTGTCTGTCATGGTAATTGTTGGGATCGGATTGGGAAGCGGATTTGCCAGCTTGGTGCTCAGTTTCACTGGCGTGTGCATATGGTTGAAGATTACTGAGCGGAACATGGCCCTTGAAGAAGGCAACAAGATTAGCCAGTCAATGCCTGATTATTGA
- the LOC119998322 gene encoding receptor-like protein 44 isoform X1 yields the protein MGRWRALLFLSLLTCASLRLSWSDPNDELCLTKLSESFRDPTMALHNWTKSIFANPCSGFTSYLPGATCNNGRIYKLSLTNLSLQGSISPYISNCTNLQTLDLSSNALSGPIPADLQYLVNLAVLNLSSNHLNGEIPPQLTLCAYLNVIDLHDNLLTGQIPQQLGLLVRLSAFDVSNNLLWGPIPVSLGNRSGSLPRFNASSFEGNKDLYGYPLQPMKSKGLSVMVIVGIGLGSGFASLVLSFTGVCIWLKITERNMALEEGNKISQSMPDY from the coding sequence ATGGGCCGGTGGAGGGCTCTGCTCTTCCTCTCCCTGCTAACCTGCGCCTCTCTCCGACTCTCCTGGTCAGATCCGAACGACGAGCTCTGTCTTACCAAGCTAAGCGAGTCCTTCAGGGACCCAACCATGGCTCTCCACAACTGGACCAAGTCCATCTTCGCCAACCCTTGCAGCGGCTTCACTTCCTACCTTCCCGGTGCCACCTGCAACAATGGCCGCATCTACAAGCTCTCCCTCACTAACCTCTCTCTTCAGGGCTCAATCTCTCCTTACATCTCCAACTGTACCAATCTCCAAACCCTCGACTTATCCTCCAACGCTCTTTCCGGACCCATCCCCGCCGATTTGCAGTATCTTGTTAACCTCGCCGTTCTCAACCTCTCATCCAATCACCTCAACGGAGAGATCCCTCCGCAGCTCACTCTCTGCGCTTACCTGAACGTAATCGATCTCCACGATAATCTGTTGACCGGGCAGATTCCGCAGCAGCTGGGTTTGCTTGTTCGACTCTCTGCTTTCGATGTGTCTAACAATCTGCTATGGGGGCCTATTCCGGTGAGCTTGGGGAACAGGAGCGGTAGTTTGCCGAGATTCAATGCGAGTTCGTTTGAGGGGAATAAGGATCTCTATGGGTACCCTTTGCAGCCGATGAAGAGTAAAGGCTTGTCTGTCATGGTAATTGTTGGGATCGGATTGGGAAGCGGATTTGCCAGCTTGGTGCTCAGTTTCACTGGCGTGTGCATATGGTTGAAGATTACTGAGCGGAACATGGCCCTTGAAGAAGGCAACAAGATTAGCCAGTCAATGCCTGATTATTGA
- the LOC119998671 gene encoding uncharacterized protein LOC119998671: MGLKPEFEALCAQILNTSPLPPLYEAFATVDGDERRRRIALPSSRTMDPSVVPDQMAFAAPSGNRPYCQHCHKLGHFIDRCFELHPELKQQFTRTRGGGRGGSRGGCRNRGAHRTGPDYEEDFWQGV; this comes from the exons ATGGGTTTGAAACCCGAGTTTGAGGCTCTTTGCGCTCAAATCCTCAACACATCACCTCTACCTCCGTTGTATGAGGCCTTTGCCACTGTCGATGGTGATGAGCGGAGGCGTCGTATTGCACTGCCTTCTTCTCGGACCATGGATCCTTCTGTTGTTCCTGATCAGATGGCGTTTGCTGCTCCTTCCGGTAACCGCCCTTATTGCCAGCATTGTCATAAGTTGGGCCACTTTATTGATCGTTGTTTTGAACTTCACCCTGAGTTAAAACAACAATTTACTCGTACCCGGGGTGGTGGCCGTGGAGGTAGCCGAGGTGGCTGCCGTAATCGAGGTGCTCATCGCACTG GACCTGACTACGAAGAAGATTTTTGGCAGGGGGTTTGA
- the LOC119999097 gene encoding LOW QUALITY PROTEIN: DEAD-box ATP-dependent RNA helicase 16-like (The sequence of the model RefSeq protein was modified relative to this genomic sequence to represent the inferred CDS: deleted 2 bases in 1 codon; substituted 2 bases at 2 genomic stop codons) — protein KGDDDKSFEELGLDIRLIRALTKKGIEKPTPIQQVAIPLILEGKDVVARAKTGSGKTFAYLLLLLQKPSTDATCKNKLAPAVFILVPTRELSQQVYSEVVSLVELGRVQLKVLRLTSSRPASDLRTAMAGPPDILVSTSGCVTKCLSLGVVVPDSISRSLEVLVLDEADLLLSYGYEDDLKALTVFVPRRCQCLLMSATSSADVEKLKKGITXSLXLVLHNLFILTLPEVGEVKDDVIPKNVQQYWFGIKSAVLNAELPQNSRLHILEGNLMPGFFDYLIAINDSETKEKEPTNRESNVESRKSKRPIKPKLDAEFGVVRGIDFKNVYTVINFEMPPSVLGYVHKIGCTGRAYSSGASISLVSTDEMEIFEEIKSFIGDDQNEESDIITLSSMLTTNAVESLRNRAEVTILHHQPHTLYQ, from the exons AAAGGAGATGATGACAAGAGCTTCGAGGAGCTGGGGTTAGACATTCGTTTGATTCGAGCTCTGACTAAGAAGGGCATAGAAAAGCCCACTCCTATCCAACAAGTAGCTATTCCTCTGATACTC GAGGGCAAAGATGTGGTTGCGCGAGCCAAGACCGGCTCCGGGAAGACTTTTGCTTaccttcttcttctgcttcagAAGCCCTCCACTGATGCTACCTGCAAAAACAAGCTTGCTCCGGCGGTTTTCATTCTGGTCCCGACTCGCGAACTGTCCCAGCAG GTTTACTCAGAGGTGGTATCACTAGTCGAGCTAGGTCGAGTTCAGCTGAAAGTTCTACGGTTGACGAGCAGCAGGCCTGCTTCTGATTTG CGAACTGCAATGGCGGGGCCACCTGATATTCTGGTATCTACTTCCGGTTGCGTAACTAAATGCTTGTCTCTTGGTGTGGTTGTGCCAGATTCCATTAGCCGTTCGCTTGAAGTTCTGGTGCTCGATGAG GCAGATCTTCTGTTGTCATATGGGTATGAAGATGATTTAAAAGCTCTTACAGTTTTTGTCCCAAGGCGTTGTCAATGCCTTCTCATGTCTGCTACCTCAAG TGCTGATGTTGAGAAACTGAAGAAG GGTATTACATAATCTCTTTAGCTGGTATTACATAATCTCTTTATTTTGACTTTGCCAGAAGTAGGAGAGGTTAAAGATGATGTTATCCCCAAAAATGTTCAGCAATACTGG TTCGGAATCAAATCTGCTGTTTTAAATGCTGAGTTGCCTCAGAATTCTCGTCTCCATATCCTTGAGGG GAATTTAATGCCGGgattttttgattatttgattgcAATCAATGACAGTGAAACAAAAGAGAAGGAACCCACTAATCGGGAAAGTAATGTAGAGTCAAGAAAGTCTAAGAGGCCTATAAAGCCAAAGTTGGATGCTGAATTTGGGGTGGTGAGGGGAATTGACTTCAAAAATGTTTACACG GTAATAAACTTTGAAATGCCCCCAAGTGTATTGGGATATGTACATAAAATTGGATGTACTGGAAGAGCCTACAGTTCTGGTGCTTCTATTTCTCTT GTTTCCACAGATGAGATGGAAATTTTTGAGGAGATAAAATCCTTTATCGGGG ATGATCAAAATGAGGAATCAGACATTATTACTCTGTCCTCAATGCTTACTACAAATGCAGTGGAGTCTTTAAGAAATAGGGCTGAGGTGACtattcttcatcatcaaccCCATACATTGTATCAGTAA